The Triplophysa dalaica isolate WHDGS20190420 chromosome 18, ASM1584641v1, whole genome shotgun sequence genome includes the window TGAAGTCAGGATACGCCTTTACTGAGTACAGATGATTACGTACCTGAAAAAGGATAATGTGGGATGTTGAACCatgggttaaaataacagaattgtACAATGTTGCTTTTCTCCAATTATAGATAAGAAGTATTtggaaacatgtttttctgataGGATCATAAAGTGTATTGATTTCTTGATCAATACCTCGGTGTATTTACAGTCTAATAGCAATAAAGATCACAACATTTTGGGATTCCATAAACTCTCTTTCTACTTActgtaaaaagcattttttttaatatttttttcacttacTTGAACCCGAGCTGTTACAGAGTTGTCTTTGACTTGGTGGGTCTTCATACGTTGGTTTTCAGTTGAGAATTTTGCATTAACCACTGAGTAGAAGGAAACGTCCGCATTTATAGAGCTTGAAGTGGAACTTTTCTGCTCCAGCCATGACATGATCATCTCAGAGTTTGTTTCCACTCCACTTATTTTCTGTGGAACGACAAAGACTTCATCTGGAATGAGATAAGCACCGTCTTCTGTTGTCTGGCACTGAGAATAGCTCAGGTTCATCACCCGTCCCATGTCTATGTTGCGTAGGTTGTCCCATCCACCACCTGGTAGAACCTCCAGTGCTGTTAAAGATGAGTTTTTGCGACACTCACGAAGTCCATTTCGGGGACGGATGAGTGGATGAAAATCACAGACATTGATAAAACAGTGGAGCACCAGCAGACATAAAGCTCTTGACTTCATGTTTGACAGCAGCGTCTGTCTTTGGTTCATTCACTGAACTCTGTAAAAAATATCCGGAAACTTTCTTTGCTATTGATTTTGGTTccttataaagaaaacattttagtttcACATTCGTAAGCCAATAGTCACGTTACCATTAACTTCCTCTTCATGGTCTGACtagaaatacaatttaatatacattaacCTTTTCAAAGACAATGGGACTTTGGATTTTGAATAGGTGAAAATCAGttgattatacattttcattccTCTTATTTGTGTGAGGCTTcacaaatattttccttttgatGATGCACAGAACAAAAGGTGTGTTTTCCACCGTCTTTTGTAAAAAGAGGAACAGAGATTTGAGGTTGGTTCTGTTTTAgaagtgtgttattttattttctcaaatcCTCTTTGAGGTATATAAGAACTGCACCGAGAATACATCAGGGGTGCAGAACATAAAGAATTAGAACTTCAGTTTGATGTTATGAAATGAAAGATCTGCTCTTACAATTCTAACCATGTTTCTTTTAGCCTTTTATTGCcatatgaaaattaaaatataaaaaagtcaaaGTGGTAATTAAAGTTACATTTAGGTTAAGATAACATATAGTTAAACattaaatgatgtaaaattttaagtgttttaattcGGCCAGCTTCATGTGACATTCTTGTGGCCCATGCCCATCCTGGTATAGATCATGAAAGTCCCTAAACTAACAGCATTTagttccttgttccttgtttcTTTTTATACCACACGGTGGCAAACTTTCACATCTTTaggtttattaaatacaaaggaacttaatatatttgttatctGTAGACACCAACATCAAGTGGAATTAGTAGTTTCATTCGATAAACTTTAATCCAACAATACCGGGCCATGTTCTCACATCCCCTTACGGAAATGAAccacagtttaaaaaaactgttaaaaatactACAGCTGAAactcaaaaaaacatggttactgtagtaaaatttacatttaaatttaaacatttaaattaccatgtttttgaaaaccatgattttcaaaaaaacatAGTTAAAACATGGGTACTATAGTAAAACTGTGGTTTTTCCATCAGCTATCAGCGcaccaaaaaaaacatggttactacacaaAAGAGTGGGGTCACAAGGTAACCTGCTATTACTTCAAAATGTGCTTTCAGCTCAATTTCAAGGGTAAGATTATGAAACccgaaataaaatgtaaaatataacatacaaattttaaataattgtttggCCTAAATATTTCAATAACCTTACACAAAACCTTACTGTTGGACCTTGATGACATCTCCGTGTGCCTCCCTGGCCCAATACGCACAACAACACACTGGTTGCCAAGAGGTTACACCACTAGGTGGTGTTTTTGAGAAACTTCTCCGTTGTTTCAAACATTGCTGTAGCtaattataaaaagtatttcACAGCCCAGATGAATGATATTCACAATTTGGTTTTCTTAGAAGTATACTGTTGTGCATTAGCCTAGGCTATATAGACTATAAATATTATAGTGTATTGGTGCTTTGTGGTCCCTTTGGTTAAAAGGGGTACCCTAGTCTACAGTAAAGAACCATCATTGTCACACTCTTTATCATCATACATTAGGCCTATACACGAAAgaataaaaacaccaaaaaccGACACAACAGAAGAGaacagacattttaaacaattcaagtttttatttgaccaAAATAAAGAAACGAAAGAATCCCTTAAGAGTGCGACTGACAGTTATCTACTAAATTATTTCTTTTCATCTTTggcttttgatgtttttgaaacatttcgTTTGATTCTCTTTGATCTTTTTATCTTGACCGCAGGCTCCGCAGCTGTCTCGTTTGCTTCTCCGGGACTCTTTAAACTCATTCTCCAGCTCTTCTTTGGCGTTTTCTTTGCTCCTGCACGTTTCCTCTTCGCTTTCTTCGCCTTTGGCTTTTTTCGTTTTGTTACAGTCTTCGTGCCGATCTTAAATGATCCTGATGCGCCAGTCCCTTTGGTCTGAGTCAGTTTACCCGTGACCACCATGCGCTTAACTGCCAGGTTGATGCGAGAGTTATTTCTTGCAACATCGTAACCATTGGCAGCCATTGCTTTCTTCAAAGCAACCAGAGAGACACCTGCGCGCTCCTCGGAGGCTGACACGATCTTGATGATCAAATCAGAGAGAGTGGTTCCTGACTTCTTCACTTTAGTCTTTCGCCTTGTCGCTTTATTTGCAGACGATTTAACTGACATGATGTCTGTAGACATGACCGCAATATTGCCTGAGCTGGTAGATAAGCTGAAAGAATATGTCTTGGGGGGCGTATGTGCAATTAATATAGTCATAATGAGAACCGTGAAGACTCAAGAGTCCCGAATTCAGAGCTTTTTCATCAGCTGACAATAATTTGTGCTTGTTCGCCAATAGAAAaccacatttagtttttttttaaatcacttaaGGATCAATGTTAAAGTttcaaaaatgcagaaagtcTCACATGGACGTGAATCCATTCAGTTGacaaacatattatttattgtcTATCAAAAAATTGAAGAAGTTATTTGCTGTGCTGTTCTACACTTGAGTAATTTTTGGATTTTGCACAATAATATGCTTTTGAAAGAATTGTTTGATCATAACCTGCGATTGCCTAGTGGCAGAAGACCATATTTAATATTACCAGGAAGAAAAAGTAAGAATACTTACCACATTATGCAacaaataatgtcatttttagtCTTCTAAAACACCCGTTTCATCAAACGATACCCTTAAAAATATTCatacttaaaataatattaatatgtatgAAAATTCCAACTTGTTTtgaatatattcattttatatcatttgGTATAACACTTTCAGAGTTTTCAGGTGGGTTTGTTTGAGGCTCCATCGATTACCCATATTGCAATAAACAATGCATCAATCAAACAAACGAAAATAGCCTTAAATTACCTTTATCTAGAACATTAAAACCAAGGAATTACTTGAATGATGACTGCCAGTCCACTATCTTTCTTATCTATCTTGGCTGACAAATCACCTCGTATGACCCTTAACTGTTATGTTcgtttgcattttattttgctttactAATATTTTACTAACCTATCCTAACGTAACTTTAGCCTATATCGTCCaattttattgcacttatttTGAGAGTAATTCCATATAACAATATGTAGGCTACATTCATTGTTAATAATACATAGTTGAGAGATTCAAGACATTTCTCAGCCATGCCATATTGGGCTGTTTCTAATTTCAGTGACAGACAACATAGGCAACATGTAATCGATTGATCGATACATATGTCggaagcagtgttgggtgtaactagttactaagtaattagttactgtaatttaattactttccccttgaaaagtaaagtaaggcattactcatatgttttctgtaatttaaatacagttacttttgatgtaattaaactaaatactttgtgaaatatatgcgtgtgcaatagcgtaattggcatcaaaattcaaagtcttactttaaaatctgtgatttaatgtataattctcacatttgtaatactttggtcagttaataatataatttgaatttcaattcaattcaagtttatttatatagcgcttttcacaatgtgtattgtttcaaagcagctttacaggggcaaacaggaaaaacagaaaagttaaaacacagcacagtgcatggtatttatacaacgagtaagttcattctaataaataacatctaatttctaaataaataaataaataaatgaatgaatgcagtctcccggtgagcaggccaacactgccctgctgtggcgaggaacccaaactccaatgattgattaattgagaaaaaaacctcgggagaaaccaggctcaaccgggagggccagatcccttCTGAcgtagctgcactcagactgctgacgtgtggtttaggtttagcatttaataccaaatattgtaacttcagcattaataagacaaatagtccgtctttgctcttggttggggatgtagtggtctgagctgggatggtccgatggtcatatttctcttggcagctggtggaattgccttagatggagctgggatggtcagtcagtctgcagctgtatctggtgtaatctcaaattggggatgggcatctgtcggtcgtctggacatggtggaacttcttcctacctcgggatgggcatcccgaggcagaggcggaaagagaataaagagaatagttagcgtagctgctgttcattaactatgcattaagtgaaagcttggctgaaaagatgtgtctttaatctagatttaaattgggagagtgtgtctgaccctcgaatagtatcaggaaggctattccagagtttaggtgctacgtatgagaaagctcgtccacctttggtggattttgttattctaggtgttgtcaaaagtcctaaatttgaatgaattcaataagccatttcatgtatattcttgaatcacttaactaatcaaggttgatgtaggatatagaaagtaataagtaatgagtaactaaatactttttggaaggagtaatttggacagtaatctaattacactattgaatatgtaatgagtaactagtaattaattactttttcagagtaacttacccaacactggtcggAAGTAAACACTGTGATAGTCACATGGCTTCTGCCCAATGAGCATTTTAAGGCTACAACTAAAAACACGACCTAGATTCTTATAAAATTCTGGCACCTAAAATGAAATTACAAAAGCAATTTAAAGCAATCAATTTAATCAAAACACCATCATTGTTCCtatgaaatgaatgtgtgaaaTTTAGTCGCACCTGTCCAATaatgtacacattttatttcctcGATAACACCTGCCAGCTGTTTAATCTAAATATGTCGGCGTTAGGACCTGGCGGGTTCAGCGATATGGGTTCAGCTATTGATGCGAGCACGAGCATGTGACTGTATGATCTGATTCACTTGAACAAACACGAGGAAGGAAAGCGTCACACTAACTAAGTGCTAGAAAAACATTCAACGTCGGACTCTCATCACTTCACCCCGCAGACATGGATTGTGGAATCATAACATCTAAAACCGTCCTCTTACTTCTCAGTTTAATATTTTGGgtgagtttttttaataacataacTCTAAATACAATCTCTGGTTTGTGACGTTGTATCATACGTAACGTTAGTCTTTTGCAATCACAGTAGTTGACGTGGATGTAATTTGACAGTAATTGATGTCATGATGCTTACTAACCTGTCCTGTTATAAGTCTTCAATGCGTGTGTTGAAGCGTATTTTTAGAAAGAAGGTCATTCGACAGATACGCAAGTTACTCACCCAGAGCTTCTTCCTCTCACTGCAAAATTAATTttgatatttcatttaatttggcATGAATCATTTGTTTACTCTGTGTTACGCTTAAGAAGTCTTGCCATCCATGCCACAGGCTCAGTATCAAGATATTCAAACGTTTAATTCACACATAAGTAATATTAGATTGGATGCATTTGTCAAAccaaaacgaatattattgaaaataagTATTGTTGATAAATGCTCACATTGTTTGTGTCGTCATACATCAGGCTTAGCCATCATCAGCACCTGACTTGGCTTACTGCCTCCATTCATTACTGGCTTCAGTGGGCTCAAAGCATGTGCCAACATGTGATGCACATCTGTAGGGGTTTTTACGGGGATGAAGATTTTTTCCTAATGttgtaaaacattacaaaacagttAAACTGTGAAAACTTAAATATAATAGTATTTTAAGCTTGGGAAAGGAATGCTCTTATGACTCTTGAAATGACTGATTAGTTATCATGTGGAATGTCATCCCTTCAGGGTTTCCCTTGTGATTCTATGCTTTTGTTCAAGCCGTGGCACAAGACCAGAGTTTCAGGAAGGATTATGGGGCAGGAAAAGTTTACTCATGATCTCGTGACTGTACATTGTGACCGACTGCTGAGGAGTCTGATCATGTGCTATTTGCGAGAAATAACTATAACTTCAGTGCATACTTATGATGTTCCATTTTATGTCATCATGTGTCAGATTGTGAAGCTTAATTGAGAAACAGGGAAATCTAATCATATCTCAGTTTCACAGTTTTccaatttccatttttttccaGGCTGCTGGAGTGGCCCTTGCCTATGTTGGCTCTTATGTGATAAAAAGCTACAAAAACTTTGAAGATTTTGTGGCTGATAGATACAATCTCATCCCTGCTGCCATTATCATCGGAGTGGCCGTGGTCATGTTTGTCATCGGAATCCTTGGCTGCTGTGCAACTTTGAAGGAGTCCAAAGTTGGTTTAGGCTTTGTAAGTGTGGATCTTTTATGGAGTAGCCTTTTAAAATTGTCTTGTCTAGTTATAAGTTGCTGTAACTTATCAAAGCACGttcaaacttatttttataaGCTGAAGTTAAGAAAtttgcaacatttaaaatagtgactttaaatgactttttaaaCCAATTACTTTCACTACTTGCATTACTCTATTGTTttggagtttttttttcatttgtggtATTTTGAAGACTTCCTGTATTCATCATATGCTCTGAATGTGCATTTAGTTCCTCCTTATCATCTTGTCAATCTTCGCTGCGGAAGTGACTGCTTTTGTGTTTGGCTTCATCTACAGAGGCAGAGTAAGTTcctatttgtttacatttattcaaataaaagcgTTATGAAAGTGCCATTAGCATATTACCTTTTTGTTTACAGATTAAAGGAGATTTAGAAAAGTCGATGAGTGGTGTCTTCAAAAAGTATGATGGTCTGAACAGTGAAACTCAAGCAGTGGATTACTTGCAGACTCAGGTGAGTTGCATCACATAACTTCAATCACCGTTTGTCTGCTGAGGAAATGACGGCTTGTGACAAAGTACTAACTAATATTGTTTTACTTTGCAGCTGGAGTGCTGTGGAGTGCAGAACTACACAGATTGGACAGCCACACCGTGGTTTGGCCAACATAACAACTCCGTACCGCAATCCTGCTGTAAAGCCAATTCTACACAATGTAGTGGCCTACTCAGTCAACCAGAACTTTTGAACACACAGGTATGAGCAGTAGTATTGTTTTTGTGCATGAACACTCAGACGAACATCATAACAagcatttatattatatttgttgtGCTGTGTGTTCTGCTTATTTAAACTTTTGCTATATTCGGTTCTTCTAAAAGGGATGTGAGTCTAAACTGGAGGAGATGCTTCAGGGTGTTCTTAGCTATGCAATGCTGGTCATCCTGGGATTTGCTATCATACAGGTACATCAGATCTAGGTTTAACGtctttattgttttcttgtttttttccttcataagacatggaattaaaaaaatcttcatgtttttctctttctcagttGTTTGGGATGTTCAGCATCTGTGTCATCACCTGTAGAAGCAGGAAGAATGACTACCAGCCTTTGTATGCGTGACCGTAAGATGAAGACTCCTCAATACCTCACTGTGACTGTCTGTGCACTCTCTATACTGTGCAGCTATACACAACCTTATCAGCACCATAGAGAACGAGATTTGAAGTGTgacaaaacttaaaatatttcacatttaggAAAGTAACATGTTTAATGCATTCAGTCTTCATGCAAATGCATCTTGAAGGCCTAAAGAGATGGGACAGGATTCAAAGGAGGCAGGAAAtaacattgaacattttgagGGTTCTAAAAACTCTTAAGCGCCTCTTGTTTTTCGACTACTGTATAATAATAGACTTTAACAAATACTGTATCTCCACATGTTTTACGAAATATTTCTACAACAGAGCTTTGCCAAGTGTGTTATAGAATCTGCTTTAGGTCAAAATGTAGAGATGCACTTTTAAGGattttatgttgtttctttgtgtagTATACACACCATGTTCGGTTcagtattacattttttctgCTGTCTAACTGACATTTGTCTTTATAGTAATTTACTGTTCATTTTGACTTGTCATATAGTATGCATAATATAGTCATGTATGTTTGTTATGCCCATAACAATGGTTCAGTTCAACAGAGGGAAAATAAATTGTGGAAATGAATTTTGAatgaatgattttcttttttttaagatttctaAAATGCATGTTGGTAATTATCCTAAAGTGACCTTTTTATCAACACTAATTTTGTGCTTTCTGAGAAAATACGCATGGAAATTTAGATAAATTGAGTGCGTTGCCATTATCTGTCTTTTGCTGACACATTTGTGAAGATATCGCTGATGAAAGTATGCTGTGTCATTACTAGAAATGCCCCATTGACTCaaatctaaatgtaaacaacatgtaAAACGCTCTTGCAGATGTTTCCAGAAAGCAGCTGATGAACACCTTTTATAatagtgaataaaaaaatatcttgccTTATAGTGCTGACAAAACATAACTATTTATTGCATCAGTAAGCAATTATATACTTATTTTGTACgcaaaacaataatataaagtCGGATTAATGTGACCGTTGATCACTAATGTTGCTTCCTGTTCGTCCTTTTATATTAATGTAAAGACCATGTGCAATTTATCCATTAGATGGCGCTAAAAGTCCATTGAAGTTTTACCGGAGTATCGTTACGGTGAGTGAGTGGATGTTCAGAAATCTCATTCTTCAGATTAGACATTTGTTTTTTCTAAGTTAAAGGATAATAAAACGACTCATCCCCTGTAATACAGAAGTTAAATTTCTCCTTGAATAACAGTTTAGTTATAATTTTGCAcctcaaaaaacactttttaccACCTTttgaattataaggttctatcagcattctgagcagttttgagatgTTGAGTTTTCAAGTTTTTGCATTACATTTGACTTTCTAAattaaacacaatgaaacataaaCATCACATAGCCTAATGTGAATGAgttgtcacagaataagaatatgtgaaaaACTCAATTGTGACAAAAATGTAGGTCATAACTTCCAAGGTGACTAATTCTTTGTAGTTTTGCGTTGAATTTAAAAGTGGCCATCCAAACACTCTTCCTTGGTCGTTGGTTTTAGAAATGGGCATCATatcaagaaatgtatacactaGGCTGCAGAAATAACTTAAgctaaagaaaacaataacatcTTCAGCACTTTCCACAGTTTTAACAATAAAActcatacactcttaaaaataaaggtgcttaaaaggtcgTCACAGCGATCCcatagaaaacaaatgtttggttccacaaagaacacttttgtaaaacagaaaggttcttcagatgtcaAAGGATCTCTATGGTTCTTTTCTCTCTATGGCATGGAAGAAACGTTTGGtgcaccttttttaagagtgtaggtCACTCAAACTGAGAGCTGACTCGGGTGTTTGGACAGAGGAAATTCTGACCAGCTCATCTTTTATCTCATTTTCTACTTTTGCTGTGGACTCCACAGAGCAGTAATCTGACCCTGGTGTGGATGAAGCATTTGGAGGACAGCCAAACACGCCATCTCTCCAGCTGAGGAATCCAAAGATACTGCATCTCAGCACTGTCAGATCCATGGTGCTCATATTATTTCCAGAAACTGCTGTACATTCTGTTTGTGTTGGTTTAGATTTTGGGCATTTATCAACTAGGAGATTAAGTTTATTAACAGAATGAGTATGAAAGGATTGAGCGGGTGTTCGAGCACAGGAGAGAAACAAAACTAGGACACATAGGCCTACTGgtattattatttcatacaGAATGAGACTAAATTAGACCACCCGCAATCCGACTGAATGGACAAATGCTCTGATATACGTCATCATTTGTTGCATGTGTCCAATCATTAATCGTCGgttagaaataaa containing:
- the LOC130407166 gene encoding histone H1.3-like, with translation MSTDIMSVKSSANKATRRKTKVKKSGTTLSDLIIKIVSASEERAGVSLVALKKAMAANGYDVARNNSRINLAVKRMVVTGKLTQTKGTGASGSFKIGTKTVTKRKKPKAKKAKRKRAGAKKTPKKSWRMSLKSPGEANETAAEPAVKIKRSKRIKRNVSKTSKAKDEKK
- the tspan36 gene encoding tetraspanin 36, producing the protein MDCGIITSKTVLLLLSLIFWAAGVALAYVGSYVIKSYKNFEDFVADRYNLIPAAIIIGVAVVMFVIGILGCCATLKESKVGLGFFLLIILSIFAAEVTAFVFGFIYRGRIKGDLEKSMSGVFKKYDGLNSETQAVDYLQTQLECCGVQNYTDWTATPWFGQHNNSVPQSCCKANSTQCSGLLSQPELLNTQGCESKLEEMLQGVLSYAMLVILGFAIIQLFGMFSICVITCRSRKNDYQPLYA